In Aequorivita sp. H23M31, a single window of DNA contains:
- a CDS encoding type I restriction endonuclease subunit R, whose protein sequence is MKFTEAKLEQAFIELLGNEGYPHFVGNSLVRTDESEVIIEKDLKTYLLTRYQNAKLTETEAQSIILQLKTLSSADLYESNKKIMQWLADGFILKREDRNQKDIHISLIDYAGLDRQRQSENLDIIAAESEEQYPPDTNIYKFVNQLEIVGTERRIPDGILYINGLPVVVFEFKTAIQENTTIHNAFVQLTTRYKRDIPELFKYNAFCIISDGVNNKAGSFFAPYEFYYAWRRIAGLAKDVDGIDSMFTLIQGMLHKNRLRDIIQNFIYIPDSSKKDEKIVCRYPQYYAARSLYENIKKAEKPDGDGKGGTYFGATGSGKSFTMLYLTRLLMKSKHFESPTIVLITDRTDLDDQLSGQFTNAKQFIGDNAVESVESRADLRTKMQGRNSGGVFLTTIHKFTEDTELLTERTNVICISDEAHRSQTNLDQKVKVTKDGVKKTYGFAKYLHDSLPNATFVGFTGTPIDATLDVFGKVVDAYTMTESVRDEITVRIVYEGRAAKVALHNSELEKIEKYYEEAAEAGANEYQIEESKKATATMNAILGDPDRLLKLAEDFVKHYENRVNEGATVKGKAMFVCSSREIGYEFYKNVIALRPEWSEIRIAEPACAGTADREGAVLTDKDKREIKPMERIKMIMTRGKDDPKEMYDLLGTKEYRKELDRQFKNEKSNFKIAIVVDMWLTGFDVPFLDSIYIDKPIQQHNLIQTISRVNRKFEGKNKGLVVDYIGIKKAMNMALAKYNKGERENFEDIQESLIVVRNHLDLLAKVFHKFDSSKYFDGTTLEQLNTLNMAAEYVQLTKDLETRLMGLVKRLKAAYDICAGSEHLTQKERDYTHFYLAVRSIVFKLTKGSAPDTAQMNAKVREMIKDALESDGVQGIFKLGDEKQSEQDLFSEDYLAKIDKIKLPHTKIKLLQQLLAKAIGEMKKVNKVKGIDFSKKMQTLVERYNERKEDDVLRSEVYEEMAEHLTNLIWEVQKEFSAGDELGIDFEEKAFYDILKDLCIKYDFKYPENKLIVVAQAVKDLVDSQAKYPDWSKREDIKSALKVGLIILLDEHGYPPVERDEVYKDIFEQAENFKKNRVITK, encoded by the coding sequence GTGAAATTCACAGAAGCGAAATTAGAGCAAGCATTTATAGAGCTTTTAGGCAATGAAGGCTATCCGCATTTTGTGGGCAATAGTTTGGTGCGTACTGATGAAAGTGAAGTAATCATTGAAAAAGACCTAAAAACCTACTTGCTCACTCGCTATCAAAATGCTAAGCTAACCGAAACAGAAGCCCAATCCATTATTCTTCAACTCAAAACACTTTCTTCGGCAGACCTTTACGAAAGCAACAAAAAAATAATGCAGTGGTTGGCAGACGGTTTTATTCTAAAACGGGAAGACCGCAACCAAAAAGACATACATATTTCGCTCATTGATTATGCAGGTTTAGACCGTCAAAGACAAAGTGAAAATTTAGACATCATTGCTGCTGAATCTGAAGAACAATATCCACCTGATACCAATATTTACAAGTTTGTCAACCAATTAGAAATTGTTGGCACAGAAAGACGTATTCCAGACGGAATTTTATACATCAATGGTTTGCCTGTGGTGGTTTTTGAGTTTAAAACAGCCATTCAGGAAAACACCACCATTCACAATGCTTTTGTTCAACTGACCACTCGTTACAAACGAGACATTCCCGAGCTGTTTAAATACAATGCCTTTTGCATCATCAGTGATGGCGTTAACAACAAAGCAGGCTCGTTCTTTGCCCCTTATGAGTTTTACTATGCTTGGCGTAGAATTGCAGGTTTGGCAAAAGACGTGGACGGCATAGACAGTATGTTCACTTTGATTCAGGGAATGCTGCATAAAAACCGCCTGCGAGATATTATTCAGAACTTCATTTACATTCCCGATTCATCCAAAAAAGACGAGAAAATAGTTTGTCGCTATCCGCAGTATTACGCAGCACGCAGTTTATACGAAAACATCAAAAAAGCAGAGAAGCCAGATGGAGACGGAAAAGGCGGAACGTACTTTGGAGCAACAGGCAGCGGAAAGAGTTTTACAATGCTTTATCTCACCCGTTTGTTGATGAAAAGCAAGCATTTTGAAAGTCCGACCATTGTGCTCATTACCGATAGAACTGATTTGGACGACCAACTTTCAGGGCAATTTACCAATGCCAAGCAATTCATTGGCGACAATGCGGTAGAAAGTGTTGAAAGCAGAGCCGATTTGAGGACCAAGATGCAAGGCAGAAACAGCGGTGGCGTATTTTTAACCACCATTCACAAGTTTACCGAAGACACCGAACTACTCACCGAAAGAACCAATGTAATTTGCATTTCGGATGAAGCCCACAGAAGTCAGACCAATCTCGACCAAAAAGTAAAAGTCACTAAGGATGGCGTTAAGAAAACGTACGGTTTTGCAAAATACCTACACGATTCTTTACCTAATGCCACTTTTGTTGGTTTTACAGGAACGCCAATAGATGCCACTTTGGATGTTTTTGGAAAAGTGGTTGATGCCTACACAATGACTGAATCGGTAAGAGATGAAATCACAGTTCGTATAGTCTATGAAGGCAGAGCAGCTAAAGTTGCCTTGCATAACAGCGAATTAGAGAAAATTGAAAAATACTACGAAGAAGCAGCCGAAGCAGGAGCCAATGAATATCAAATAGAAGAAAGCAAAAAGGCAACGGCTACAATGAACGCCATTTTGGGCGACCCAGACCGCTTGCTGAAATTGGCAGAAGACTTTGTAAAACACTATGAGAACAGAGTAAACGAAGGAGCTACTGTTAAAGGAAAGGCAATGTTCGTATGCAGCAGCCGTGAAATCGGCTATGAATTTTACAAAAATGTAATTGCTTTAAGACCCGAATGGTCTGAAATACGAATTGCCGAACCTGCCTGTGCCGGCACGGCAGACAGGGAAGGAGCTGTTTTAACAGATAAGGACAAAAGGGAAATCAAACCAATGGAACGTATCAAAATGATAATGACCAGAGGAAAAGACGACCCAAAAGAAATGTACGACTTACTCGGCACAAAAGAGTATCGCAAGGAATTAGACAGGCAGTTTAAAAATGAAAAATCCAATTTCAAGATTGCCATTGTGGTCGATATGTGGCTCACAGGTTTTGATGTGCCGTTCTTGGATTCCATTTACATTGACAAACCTATCCAACAGCACAATTTAATTCAAACCATTTCGAGAGTTAACCGAAAGTTTGAAGGCAAAAACAAAGGCTTAGTTGTCGATTACATTGGCATCAAAAAGGCTATGAATATGGCACTTGCCAAATACAACAAAGGCGAACGAGAAAACTTTGAAGACATTCAAGAATCGCTAATTGTTGTAAGAAACCATTTAGACCTTTTAGCCAAAGTCTTCCACAAGTTCGACAGTTCAAAATATTTCGATGGTACAACTTTAGAACAGTTGAATACTTTGAATATGGCCGCTGAATATGTTCAGTTGACCAAAGACTTGGAAACCCGATTGATGGGCTTGGTAAAACGCTTGAAAGCAGCTTATGATATTTGTGCAGGTAGTGAACATTTAACGCAGAAAGAAAGAGATTATACTCACTTCTATTTGGCAGTTCGTTCCATTGTTTTCAAACTAACCAAAGGCAGTGCACCCGATACGGCACAAATGAACGCTAAAGTTCGGGAAATGATAAAAGACGCTTTGGAAAGTGATGGCGTTCAGGGAATCTTCAAACTTGGAGATGAAAAACAAAGCGAACAAGACCTTTTTTCAGAAGACTATTTAGCTAAGATTGATAAAATCAAGTTACCACATACCAAAATCAAATTGCTTCAGCAGCTTTTAGCCAAAGCCATTGGAGAGATGAAGAAAGTCAATAAAGTAAAAGGAATTGACTTCTCTAAGAAAATGCAAACCTTGGTAGAACGATACAACGAGCGAAAAGAAGATGACGTTTTGCGAAGCGAAGTGTACGAAGAAATGGCGGAGCATCTAACCAACTTAATTTGGGAGGTTCAAAAGGAATTTTCCGCAGGAGACGAATTAGGAATTGACTTTGAAGAAAAAGCCTTTTACGACATTTTGAAAGACTTGTGCATAAAATATGACTTCAAATATCCAGAGAACAAACTGATTGTGGTAGCCCAGGCAGTAAAAGACTTGGTAGACTCACAAGCCAAATATCCTGATTGGAGCAAAAGAGAAGACATCAAATCTGCTTTAAAGGTCGGACTGATAATACTCTTGGACGAACACGGTTATCCGCCAGTAGAAAGAGACGAGGTGTATAAAGACATATTTGAACAAGCAGAGAATTTTAAGAAAAACAGAGTAATAACGAAATAA
- a CDS encoding virulence RhuM family protein, giving the protein MNSEILIYQNPDGNIKIDVRLQEETVWLTQDQMATLFGKARNTITEHIQNVYEEGELEQNRTSRKFRQVRTEGKREVEREIDHYNLDVIISVGYRVKSVQGTQFRIWATQRLKEYIIKGFTLNDDRFKSGSSMNYFNELQNRIREIRLSEKFFYQKIKDIYATSIDYDPKDEKTMEFFKIVQNKLLLAISQQTAAELVYRRADASLPLMGMLSYDKKQAMSVKKAEVSIAKNYLEEDEMKLLGLLVEQYLAFAETMAQQQTPMYMKDWIERLDSILQLNGRELLTHAGKISHQMALEKSGEEYEKFKQHQKAIEKEASLKELEEDIKKLKKPKK; this is encoded by the coding sequence ATGAACAGCGAAATCCTCATATATCAAAACCCAGACGGCAACATCAAAATAGATGTTCGCTTGCAGGAAGAAACCGTTTGGTTGACGCAAGACCAAATGGCTACACTTTTTGGCAAAGCAAGGAATACGATTACCGAGCATATCCAAAATGTTTACGAAGAAGGTGAATTAGAGCAAAATCGAACTAGTCGGAAATTCCGACAGGTTCGAACAGAAGGTAAGAGAGAGGTAGAAAGAGAAATAGACCACTACAATTTAGATGTTATCATATCAGTAGGCTATCGGGTAAAGTCGGTTCAAGGTACACAATTCCGTATTTGGGCAACCCAGCGATTAAAAGAATATATAATTAAAGGCTTTACGCTCAATGATGACCGCTTTAAGTCGGGCAGCTCAATGAACTATTTTAACGAACTGCAAAACCGTATTAGGGAAATACGCCTTTCGGAGAAATTTTTCTACCAGAAAATCAAAGACATCTACGCTACCAGTATCGACTATGACCCGAAAGATGAAAAAACCATGGAGTTTTTCAAAATCGTGCAAAATAAATTGCTTTTGGCAATCAGTCAGCAAACCGCAGCAGAATTGGTTTACAGACGAGCGGATGCCAGTTTGCCTTTAATGGGAATGCTTTCATATGATAAGAAACAAGCGATGTCGGTAAAAAAAGCCGAAGTAAGCATTGCCAAAAACTATTTAGAAGAAGACGAAATGAAACTTTTGGGCTTGTTGGTGGAGCAATATCTGGCATTTGCCGAGACAATGGCACAGCAACAAACACCAATGTATATGAAAGATTGGATTGAGCGATTGGACAGTATTCTGCAACTAAACGGGAGGGAATTGCTGACCCACGCAGGAAAAATTTCGCACCAAATGGCATTAGAAAAATCGGGCGAAGAGTATGAAAAATTCAAACAACATCAAAAAGCTATTGAAAAAGAAGCCAGTTTGAAAGAGTTAGAGGAAGATATTAAGAAATTAAAGAAACCGAAAAAGTGA
- a CDS encoding DUF4917 family protein — MKNLNLIEYNQVIEEIKNIESHLLLANGFNRGLGVDLGYESIFNKMKENSNEYESLTIKNGNYDIEAIIGNLKEQIAADSPDEHFIGNFINNKIKSDFMKAAYALAKDGIKNLYKKENQDIGLLFKNFTNFFTLNYDPFLYLLLMKYKKAEETRSLTFQNSLKFKIDDINIKEEDAYKKIKTIYYSYSKELVDEKGDKVIHKPLSILSKTDFEKQLKEICKERNIKFRKEHLDLLYEELKADETKLILNDGFTSGQLFEIKPQIDKYIQNVFFLHGAFHIYKDGKSIYKITKTQDKALYERLEEIVDSKSQDIVCVFSDKNKLDEINENKYLKYSLDKLLTLKGAVVIIGSSLDKNDNHIFQNINKSEVSKIYYSSSLSSMDTHNEKLKELFPSKEIILFDRYTISYSSNHR; from the coding sequence ATGAAGAACTTGAATTTAATAGAATACAATCAAGTAATTGAGGAAATAAAAAACATCGAAAGTCATTTATTACTAGCTAATGGTTTCAATAGAGGTTTAGGAGTTGATTTAGGCTATGAATCTATTTTTAATAAAATGAAAGAAAATTCCAATGAATACGAAAGCTTAACTATTAAAAATGGAAATTATGACATTGAAGCAATTATAGGAAATTTAAAGGAGCAGATTGCTGCCGATAGTCCGGATGAACACTTTATAGGAAACTTCATTAATAATAAAATTAAGTCTGATTTTATGAAAGCCGCTTACGCTTTAGCTAAAGATGGCATAAAGAATCTTTACAAAAAAGAAAATCAGGACATTGGACTTCTATTTAAGAATTTTACAAATTTTTTTACACTTAATTATGACCCTTTTTTGTATTTGCTTTTAATGAAGTATAAAAAAGCAGAGGAAACTAGATCTTTAACTTTCCAAAATTCTTTAAAGTTTAAAATCGATGATATCAATATTAAAGAGGAAGATGCTTATAAAAAAATAAAAACTATTTACTATTCATATTCGAAAGAATTGGTGGATGAAAAGGGTGACAAAGTGATTCATAAACCTCTTTCAATATTGAGCAAAACTGATTTTGAAAAACAGTTAAAGGAAATATGCAAAGAAAGAAACATTAAATTTAGAAAAGAACATTTAGACCTACTATACGAAGAATTAAAAGCGGATGAAACAAAACTAATTTTGAATGATGGTTTTACTTCGGGACAATTATTTGAGATTAAACCTCAAATAGATAAATACATTCAGAATGTATTCTTTTTGCACGGTGCATTTCACATATATAAAGACGGTAAAAGTATTTATAAGATTACCAAAACACAAGACAAAGCACTTTATGAAAGATTGGAAGAAATCGTAGATTCAAAGAGTCAAGATATTGTCTGTGTGTTTTCTGATAAAAACAAACTAGACGAAATAAATGAAAACAAATATTTGAAATATAGTTTAGATAAGTTACTGACGCTAAAAGGGGCAGTCGTCATTATAGGCAGTTCACTAGACAAAAATGATAATCACATATTTCAAAACATCAACAAAAGTGAGGTTAGTAAAATTTACTATTCTTCTTCATTATCTAGTATGGACACTCATAATGAAAAATTGAAAGAATTATTTCCTTCTAAAGAAATCATTCTTTTTGACAGATATACAATTTCTTATAGTTCAAATCATCGTTAA